CGTATTGAGAAGTTTACAAATGACAATGAGGTACCTGCTGCCAAATTCGATATAGACAAAGATGCTCAGATAGCCCATGCACGTATTGCCGTAGCTACGAGTCACGTTGTAGGCAAAGGACCGGGTAACTCGGTACAGCGCGACTTCCTGAGTCAGGCTTTCTCTGACTTTATCTTTGCTATCATTATCGAAGAATTGGGATTGATAGGTGGAGCTTTCGTCGTATTCCTTTACGTCTGTCTGCTGATACGAGTCGGGCGTATTGCGAAAAAGTGCGAACGAACATTCCCTGCTTTCCTTATAATAGGAATTGCACTACTACTTGTATCGCAAGCTATATTCAACATGATGGTAGCAGTAGGATTGGCCCCGGTAACCGGACAGCCGCTTCCGCTTATCAGTAAAGGTGGTACTTCTACACTTATCAACTGTGCTTATATCGGTATGATACTGAGTGTGAGCCGCTATACCGCCAGACTGGAAGAGCAGAAAGAACACGATGCTTTGATACCCATGCAAGTAGAAGTACCTGCCGAAGAGACAAATAGCGATGCACAAACAGCTGCTGAACCGACGGCAAAGGTATTGAACAGTGATGCTGAATTTGAATAAAAATAAGATATATGGAAACAAAAAATAACGGACCACGCATCATAATCAGTGGTGGAGGTACAGGAGGGCATATATTTCCCGCAGTATCTATCGCCAACGCCATCAAGGAACTGCGCCCAGATGCAGAAATCCTCTTTGTAGGTGCAGAAGGACGAATGGAGATGCAACGCGTGCCCGATGCAGGATATAAAATTATCGGTCTGCCTGTAGCAGGTTTCGACCGTAAGCGCTTATGGAAGAACTTTGCAGTAATTATCAAGTTATTGCGTAGCCAATGGAAAGCACGTCGTATCCTGAAAGAATTTAGCCCGCAGGTAGCAGTAGGTGTAGGCGGATATGCCAGTGGTCCTACATTAAAAGTAGCGGGCATGATGGGAGTCCCTACTTTGATACAAGAGCAGAATTCTTATGCAGGAGTGACAAACAAGTTGCTTGCACAGAAAGCATGTAAAATCTGCGTAGCATATGATGGAATGGAGAAATTCTTCCCCGCAGATAAGATTATCATGACAGGGAATCCTGTACGCCAGAACCTGTTAGCAAATAAACAGAGCCGCGAAGAAGCTGTAAGCTCTTTCGGTTTCAATCCGGAGAAGAAAACAATATTGATACTGGGTGGTAGCTTGGGGGCACGTACCATCAATCAGACCCTCATTGCTGTACTGGATACGATAAAAGTAAACGGCGACATTCAGTTCATCTGGCAAACAGGAAAAATATATATCCAGCAAGTCAAAGATGCTATTACTACCGCAACGGGCGAAGCTATACGTAATCCACGGATTTCTGCCATCCCGAATCTGTATGTAACGGATTTCATCAAAGACATGGCAAGTGCATATGCAGCTGCCGACCTCGTCATTTCCCGTGCAGGTGCCGGTTCTATCTCTGAATTCTGCCTGCTGAACAAGCCGGTCATCCTAGTGCCTTCACCAAATGTGGCAGAAGACCATCAGACTAAAAATGCACTGGCACTGGTAGATAAGAAAGCTGCTATTTATGTGAAAGATGTAGATGCTATGAAGCATCTGATTCCTGTGGCTCTTGAAACTGTCACAGATGCCGAGAAGCTGAAAACATTGAGCGAGAACATCGCTAAATTGGCTTTGCCGGATTCGGCAACCATTATTGCAAAAGAAGTATTAAAACTGATAAATAACGATAAGTGATAAGTGTATTATGAATATAGAAAATATAAAATCCGTATATTTCGTTGGTGCCGGTGGCATCGGTATGAGCGCCCTGATACGCTACTTCTTATCAAAGGGAAAGCTCGTTGCCGGTTACGACCGTACCCCAAGCGAACTAACCGAACACCTGATTGCAGAAGGAGCACAGATACATTACGAAGAGAATGTGGATCTGATTCCTGAAGCCTGCAAGAATATGGAAAGCACTTTGGTAGTGTATACTCCAGCTGTTCCGCAAAAGCATGCCGAGTTAGTATATTTCCGTAACAATGGTTTCGAAATTCAAAAACGGGCACAGGTTTTAGGAACGATCACACATAATAGCAAAGGCTTGTGCGTAGCCGGTACACATGGTAAAACAACTACCAGTACAATGACAGCGCATCTGCTTTACCAATCACACGTAGGTTGCACTGCATTCCTCGGAGGCATCTCCAAGAATTATGATACTAACCTGTTATTATCACAGTCCAGCCCATACACTGTGATTGAGGCAGATGAATTTGACCGCTCATTCCACTGGTTATCACCTTACATGAGCGTAATAACTGCTACAGACCCCGACCATCTGGATATTTATGGCACAGAAGAAGCCTACCTGGAAAGTTTTCGTCATTATACGACGCTTATCCAGTCGGGTGGTGCACTCATTATACACAAGGACATCGCTTTGAAACCTGATGTGCAGGCCGGTGTAAAAGTCTATAGTTACGCCCGTACCGAAGGAGATTTCCACGCAGAGAATATCCGTATCGGAAATGGTGAGATCTTTATCGATTTTATTGCACCCGACACGCGTATTAATGATATCCAACTGGGTGTTCCCGTCAGCATCAATATAGAGAATGGCGTAGCAGCCATGGCACTCGCCCACCTCAACGGTGTGACAGACGAAGAGATCAAGCAAGGTATGGCAAGTTTCCGTGGAGTAGACCGTCGTTTCGATTTCAAGGTCAAGAATGACAAAGTCGTATTCCTGAGCGACTATGCCCATCATCCTGCCGAAATAGCACAGAGTGTGAAATCCATTCGTGATCTGTATCAGGACAAGAAGATTACAGCTATCTTCCAACCACATCTCTATACCCGCACGCGCGATTTCTATAAGGAATTTGCCAACAGTTTGTCGTTACTTGACGAAGTCATTCTCGTAGATATCTACCCGGCACGTGAGCAACCAATTCCCGGTGTCACCAGCCAATTGATATACGATAACCTGCGACCGGGCATTGAGAAATGCATGTGTAAGAAAGAGGATATACTGGAACTCTTATCTCAAAAGCAGATTGAAGTTCTGATAACTTTAGGTGCCGGAAATATAGACAACTACGTCCCTGAAATCACAAAGCAATTGACAATTGATAATTAACAATTGACAGTTAATAGTTGAATAATGATAATTAGATAGTTGATACATGTTTAAAAGAATTCTATTGTCTATCGTCCTACTGCTCGTCATCGCCTATCTGGTGGTAGCTCTCTCGGCTTTCAACCGGAAGCCTGCCGGACAGGTGTGCAATGACATGGAATTGGTTATCAAAGATACCGTCTATGCAGGTTTCATCACCAAAAAGGAAGTGGCTGACATATTGGAGAAGAAAGGGATTTATCCTGTTGGTAAACCAATGGATCGCATCCGTAGTAAAACGCTGGAACGGGAACTTGCCAAACATCCGCTTATCGATGAAGTGGAATGCTACAAGACTCCCAGTGGCAAACTTTGCGTAGAAGTCAGTCAACGTATCCCTATCCTGCGAGTGATGAGTGCGAACGGGGAGAACTACTATCTGGACAATAAAGGTACTGTGATGCCACCCGATGCAAAGTGCGTTGCACACCTTGCCATAGTGACCGGAAGAGTAGAAAAGTCGTTTGCCATGAGGGATTTATATAAGTTTGGTGTATTTTTGCAGAATAATAAGTTCTGGGAAGCACAGATTGAACAGATACATGTGCTGTCGGACAAAGACGTGGAACTGGTGCCTCGCGTAGGCGACCATATTATCTATCTTGGGAAGTTGGATGGTTTTGAGCGTAAACTCGAACGGATGAAAGCTTTTTATGAAAAAGGTTTAAATCAGGTAGGATGGAACAAATATTCCCGCATTAGCGTTGAATTTAGTAACCAGATTATCTGTACAAAGCGAGAGAACTAATGTACGATTTGACGATGTCGGACGTACGATTAATATCAGACGTCCCCATACATTGATTTACAGAGTAATCTTAATCGTAAATAGAAAATTGTAAAATAGGAATATATTTATGGCAACAACAGAATTTATCGCCGCTATCGAGTTGAGTTCTTCCAAGATTTCCGGTATCGCAGGAAAGAAGAACAGTGACGGAAGCATACAAGTGCTGGCTTATGCGCGTGAAGATGCCGCTTCTTTTATCCATAAAGGAGTCATCTACAACATTGATAAGACCGCACAGGCTCTGACTTCCATCATCAACAAGCTGGAAAGCCAGTTGAACAACTCCATTGCCAAAGTATACGTAGGCATTGGCGGACAGTCTTTGCGCACGGTAAAGAATGCGGTAAGCCGTGTGCTGGAAGAGGAAGGGATTATCTCACAAGAGTTGGTAGACGCTATCAGCGACGAAAACCTCGAAGTCCCCCTGATGGACATGAGTGTGCTGGATGTCGCCCCGCAGGAATATAAAATAGATAATAACCTTCAAGCCGACCCGGTAGGTGTGGCAGGCAAGCGTATCACGGGAAACTTCCTGAATATTGTGGCCCGTGCTTCACTTAAGAAGAATCTGGAACACAGCTTTGAACAGGCTAAAATAGAAATAGCCGACCTGCTCATCGCTCCGATAGCATTGGCGAATGCCGTGCTGACGGAAAGTGAGATGCGTTCAGGTTGTGCATTGGTGGATTTCGGTGCAGATACAACGACTGTATCGGTTTATAAAAATAACATGCTCCGCTTCCTCAGTGTATTGCCACTGGGTGGAAACAATATTACCCGTGACATCACTGCCCTGCAAATGGAAGAGGCCGAAGCTGAACAACTGAAAAAGAAGTACGGCGATATGCTCTATGAAGAAGAGGAAACAGAGACACCCGCAGTCTGCACTTTGGAAGACGGTCGCAACATCGAACTTAACGTATTGAATGATATCATCGATGCACGCGCCGAAGAAATCCTTGCCAATGTATGGAACCAGCTTCAATTGTCAGGATACGAGGATAAACTATTATCCGGTATCATTTTCACCGGTGGAGGTGCCAACCTGAAAAACCTGGAAGAAGCATTCCGTAAACGTAGCAAGGTTGAGAAAGTGAAGACCACCAAATTTGTTCATAGCAGCATCCACGGCTTCAATGATGTGCTGAAGAAAGACTGTATGCAGAATACTTTGCTCGGACTGCTTGCTGCCGGAAATGAAAACTGCTGCCTGCAAGAGATGAAACCCGCCGTTACGACTACTGCTACTCCTACACAACCCGTTGATATGTTCGGCGATGACGAAGCCCTGAAAGAACAGGAAGCTGCCGCCCGCGCTGCCAAGGCCCAACGTGAAAAAGAAGAGAAAGAACGCCGTGAACGGGAACGTAAGGAGAAAGAGCGTAAAGAGAAAGAAGAGAAAAAGAAAAAGAAGAAAGAAGGTCCCAGCTGGTTTGAAAAGACCTTCAACAAGCTTTCCAATGAAATTTTCTCGGATGACGATTTGAAATAAACTCAATAAAATAAGGAACTATGGACGATATAGTACAATTCGATTTCCCGACAGACTCACCGAAGATCATCAAAGTGATTGGTGTAGGTGGTGGTGGTGGTAACGCCGTGAACCACATGTACCGGGAAGGCATACACGACGTGACGTTCGTTCTGTGCAACACAGACAACCAAGCGTTGAAAGAGTCTCCCGTCCCCGTAAAATTGCAACTGGGGCGTTCTATCACCGAGGGACTAGGTGCCGGAAACCGTCCCGAACGTGCCCGCGAAGCCGCCGAAGAAAGTAGTGAAGAAATCAAAGCGCTACTGAACGACGGTACAAAAATGGTATTCATCACTGCCGGAATGGGTGGCGGAACAGGTACGGGCGCTGCTCCCGTCATAGCCCGCATAGCCAAAGAAATGGACATCCTTACGGTCGGTATCGTCACCATACCTTTCATCTTCGAAGGTGAAAAGAAGATTATCCAGGCACTGGACGGTGTGGAGCGTATCGCCCAACATGTAGATGCTCTACTGGTTATCAATAACGAACGCTTGCGTGAGATATATTCCGACCTTACGTTCATGAATGCTTTCGGCAAGGCAGATGATACATTGTCTATCGCTGCCAAAAGTATTGCCGAGATTATCACCATGCGCGGAACAGTGAACCTTGACTTTGCAGATGTGAAAACCATCCTCAAAGATGGTGGTGTGGCTATCATGAGTACCGGTTTCGGCGAAGGTGAAAGTCGTGTGACCAAAGCTATCGACGATGCCCTGCACTCTCCGTTACTGAACAACAACGATATCTTCAATGCCAAGAAGGTGATGCTGAACGTATCCTTCTGCGAAAGTTCCGAGCTGATGATGGAAGAAATGAACGAGATTCACGAGTTCATGAGCAAATTCCGCGAAGGCGTAGAGGTGATCTGGGGTGTGGCTATGGACAACACATTGGAAGGCAGAGTTAAGATTACCGTACTTGCCACCGGTTTCGGTGTGGAAGATGTTCCCGGTATGGACAGCGTACTCGAAAAGCGCAGCCAGGAAGAGGAAGAACGCCAGCTTCAACTTGAAGAAGAAAAAGAGAAGAATAAAGAGCGTATCCGCAAAGCCTATGGTGAAAGTGCCAGTGGCATCGGTAGCAAAAATATCCGCAAACGTCGCCATATCTATATCTTCAACCCGGAAGACTTGGACAACGCCGACATTATCAGTATGGTAGAAAGTTCACCGACGTATCTGCGCGATAAGAGTACTTTGAGTTCTATCAAAACCAAAGCCGCCACCGAAGGGCAGATAGCTACGGAAGAAGCACAGGGAAGTGAAGGCCTGGGAGGTGTGATAACCTTCTAAGTTACAAAGCGACTTCAATTATTAAATGTAAATGGTAAAATAACAAATAGCATTATGGATTTATTTGAAAGAGTCAGCGAAGACATTAAAACCGCAATGAAAGCCAAAGACAAAGTGGCTCTCGAAACACTGAGAAATATCAAGAAAGTATTCCTGGAAGCAAAAACGGCTCCGGGAGCTAACGATACTCTGACTGACGACGCTGCATTGAAAATTATGCAGAAGCTCATGAAACAAGGCAAAGATGCAGCTGAAATATACATCCAGCAAGGTCGCCAGGACTTGGCAGACGAAGAGCTGGCACAGGTAAAGGTGATTGAGATCTATCTGCCCAAACAAATGTCAGCTGAAGAACTGGAAGCTGCCTTGAAAGAAATTATTGCTGAAACAGGTGCTACCAGTGGTAAAGATATGGGTAAGGTAATGGGGGTTGCTTCCAAGAAACTTGCCGGACTTGCCGAAGGACGTGCCATTTCTGCCAAAGTAAAAGAATTGCTGGGATAATCTCCTGTTTTGTCCCCGTCATTGCCCGTGTTTTCGGGAGACAGAAGAAGACAAATCAACTTCTATCTCCCAAAAACACGGCTTCTTTTTGCATTTTATTGAGTATCATAATTTTTAATTCAAATACTATCGTTATATTTGCCACGCATTTTAAGGGAATATCCCCGCATAATAATAAAACTAGAATTCTGGCACAATATCATGAAAAGCAATATAAAGATATGGAAATTAATAGTCCTTGTGGGGACAATGTTTTTCTTGTCTGACGTTGCTCATGCAAAGAACCGGGCACAAGATAGTATACCGGGATACAAGCCGGATACAGGTTACTTCGCCAAACGCTTTATTCACAGACTGGGAGTAGAATACCGCCCGGGATACATTTTCCAGACCAGTTCTTTTCTGGCAGGAGATAACTCACAATGGAAGCCTTACGAATGGGGTTATTCAGCCCACTTGAAATATTCATTCCAATTTAAGCCCAATACTTGCGCCGACCGGATTTATGGTAGCGCCTATCAAGGTATAGGCTTAGGCTATTACGATTTCGGAAACAAAGAAGAATTAGGAAATCCGATTGCCATTTACCTCTATCAGGGAGCACGTATTGCCCGTATTACTTCGCGACTATCACTCAATTACGAATGGAACTTCGGCTTATCTTTAGGATGGAAACCGTACGACGAATACACCAATCCTCACAATAGTGTCATCGGTTCGAAGGCAAATGCCTATATCAATGCGGGCATACAATTCAACTGGATGGTTTCACGGGAAATCGACCTGGTTGCCGGAATTACGGGTACCCATTTCTCCAATGGCAATACTAAATTTCCCAATGCCGGCCTCAATACAATGGGCTTAAAAGTAGGGGTTATCTACAACTTCAACAGACCTAAAGATGCGCTCACCAAGCCTCTATACCAAGCTCCCATTCCAAAGTTCTCACGATACCTCAGCTACGACTTAACCCTGTTCGGCTCATGGAGACGGAAAGGCGTATGGGTAGGAGAAGGGCAAATTGCTTCACCGGATGCTTATACCGTACTTGGTTTCAATTTCGCCCCCATGTATAACATCGGATATAAATTCCGCACAGGTGTATCATTGGATGGTGTATATGATGCCAGTTCCAATGTCTACACCATCCCCGGGAACGGCAATGAATGCTACAAACCTTCATTGGAAAAACAGTTAGCTTTAGGTATTTCCGGACGCGCAGAATATGTAATGCCCTACTTCACAGTAGGTGTGGGCATAGGAGCCAATGTACTGCACGGTGGCGGTGACCATAAAGGTATCTACCAGGTATTGACACTCAAAGTGGAGATGACCCGCAGTTCTTATCTGCACATCGGGTATAACCTGAAGAACTTCAGTGACCCGAATTATCTGATGATGGGTATCGGCTTCCGCTTCAATAACAAGTATCCTACCTTTCACAGAAGATAAAACGCACCATGTCCAAAGGGCTTCCCCACATCCCCAACACATCTCTTGCACATTCCTGCTTAATCTCACGCAAAAGATAGCATCTTTTACATCAAAAGGTGGCATGTTATGCTACAAAAGATGGCATCTTTTACAGCGAAAGATGGTATCTTTTGCATCACAGGTCAGTAAAATATGCAGGAAAGGGTTTATTGTTCCGCGTCAAAGAGCTCCTTCAACACCTCAAGAGACTTTAATACGGGAAAGTCAGGCAAGTGGAGGCGATAATATTCATTCATTATTGTAAGGCAGCGAGTACGTTCGGCGCGGTTCATGGCAAAGAGATGCATTGTTTCATAATTCATGCGCATCAGCATTATCAACCGTGAGGCTTCCTCCGGAAGTATATAAGAAGAATGGAGTTGCGGTCGCAAAGGAGTAAAACAAGCATTCAGCATATCAAAATAATCGCCTTTTTGATAATCTTCCAGATTAGGATATAATCCCAGGAAGCGGGATAAGCGCATCAGAAATACCAAATGGAAGTTGGCAAAATTATCACGGCACTCATCCAGCCAAATAATAGAATGCTGCAAATAAGCAAACAACGGACGGTTTTCAGCCTCCTCACGCACTGCCCGATAAAGAAATTCCGCCAGGAAAAGTGCAATGGAAGACTTATACGGATCATAAGGAATAGAAGAAAACGGATAGAAAGACTTCGCTTCCGTTATCTTATATATACTGGCATTCGGACGGAAATCAGCTTCCAGTTCCACTAAAGCCAATGGTTGGAACAATACCGGTTTCACCGCCGCCTTTCGCGAACGGGGAATCTTTACGATGAACGAAGCACGCCCGACCACCTCTGTATAAATGTCTGCAATAAGGGAAGTATCGTTATATTTCAGGGTATGCAGCACAATCCCCAGCGTTTTCTGTAACATCCGCACTTACTATTTTGGTTTCAATCCGGTAACAAAACTACGAAAAAAGACGGAAACAGCAGGGATAAAACACGGATAAATAAAAAAATGCAGGCAGACAAGTAAAAAAATGAAAGTTTTTATCCTACTGATATTCAGGTAATAAGCCGCAAATATTAGAATAACCCCGACATATTCCTTTGTTTTTTTCTCATGATTATTTTGCCAATTCAAAAATAGTCCCTACATTTGCAACCGCAAACGAGAGATAATCTCTCTGCAAGAGCAGAAATGCTCACCAAAGGATGGCCCGTTCGTCTATCGGTTAGGACGCAAGATTTTCATTCTTGAAAGGGGGGTTCGATTCCCCCACGGGCTACAACTAAAAAAATAAACGAATTAAAAAAGATTAGTCGAGATGGCAAATCACAAATCATCACTGAAAAGAATCAGACAAGAAGAAACTAGAAGACTTCACAACAGATATTATGGTAAGACCATGAGAAATGCTGTTAGAAAGCTTCGTTCTACAACCGACAAGGCAGAAGCTACTGCAATGTATCCGGGTATAACTAAGATGTTGGACAAATTGGCTAAAACCAATGTGATCCACAAGAACAAAGCAAGCAACTTGAAGTCTAAGTTGGCTCTTTACATTAATAAGCTAGGATAAGCTAATTAATATTACACAAAAGAAATATTGGAAGGTTGGACTTTTAAGTCCGACCTTTTCTGCGTATGGCATATTTATATCCCCTATTCCAAACACCTTCCGGAAGAAGCTAAAAAGCTGTAAACGAATGAAATTTATCACGCAGTTTAGTTTCGCATCTTACGAATTTTCACTATATTTGCTCTGTTATTTGAATAAGGAAATTAGATTATGACTGAAGAACAGATTAACTCCAATAGCGGGAACTATTCAGCCGAAAACATCCAGGTTCTGGAAGGTTTGGAAGCCGTTAGAAAGCGCCCCGCAATGTATATTGGTGACATTAGTACGAAAGGACTTCACCACCTGGTTTATGAAGTTGTGGACAACTCTATCGACGAAGCTCTCGCCGGCTATTGCGACCACATTGAAGTAACCATCAACGAAGACAACTCTATCACCGTACAAGACAACGGACGTGGTATTCCGGTTGACTTCCACGAAAAGGAACAGAAGTCAGCCCTGGAAGTAGTTATGACCGTACTGCATGCCGGTGGTAAATTCGATAAGGGTTCTTACAAAGTATCAGGCGGTTTGCACGGTGTAGGTGTATCCTGTGTAAACGCTCTGTCTACCCACATGACTACACAGGTTTTCCGCAATGGAAAGATCTACCAACAGGAATATGAATGCGGCCATCCGTTGTATCCGGTGAAAGAAATTGGCACAAGTGATATTACAGGTACGCGTCAGCAATTCTGGCCGGATAACACAATCTTTACTGATACCGTTTATAATTACGAAATCCTTGCCACCCGTATGCGTGAACTGGCTTACTTGAATGCAGGCATCAAGATCACGCTGACCGACCTTCGCGTAAAAGATGAAGAAAACAATGCCAAAATGGAAATTTTCTATTCGGAAGAAGGTTTGAAGGAATTCGTTCGCTACATCGACTCTTCCCGCGAACACTTGGTGAATGATGTTATCTACATCAACACTGAGAAACAAGGCACACCGGTGGAAGTGGCTATCATGTACAATACTTCTTATAACGAAAACATCCACTCATACGTAAACAATATCAATACCATTGAAGGTGGTACGCACCTTGCAGGTTTCCGTCGTGCACTAACCCGTACGCTGAAGAAATATGCCGACGATAACAAGATGTTGGAGAAAGCTAAAGTGGAAATTGCAGGTGATGACTTCCGTGAAGGTCTGACGGCTGTAATCTCCATCAAAGTGGCAGAACCTCAGTTTGAAGGGCAGACCAAAACAAAGCTCGGAAACAGCGAAGTGATGGGAGCCGTAGACCAAGCTGTAGGTGAAGCTCTGAACTACTACCTGGAAGAGCATCCGAAAGAAGCGAAAATGGTGGTAGACAAAGTGATTCTAGCTGCCCAGGCACGTGTTGCCGCACGTAAGGCGCGTGAGTCCGTGCAACGTAAATCACCGATGTCCGGTGGCGGTATGCCGGGTAAGCTGGCCGACTGTTCAAGCAAGGATCCCGAGGAATGTGAATTGTTCCTTGTCGAGGGTGACTCGGCAGGCGGTTCGGCAAAGCAAGGTCGTGATCGCAGATTCCAAGCTATTCTGCCGCTTCGCGGTAAGATTCTGAATGTGGAAAAGGCCATGTGGCATAAAGCGTTCGAGAGTGATGAAGTCAACAATATTATTCAGGCTCTCGGCATCCGTTTTGGCGTAAATACTGAGGACAGCAAGGAAGCAAATATCGATAAATTGAGATATAAGAAAGTGATTATCATGACCGATGCCGACGTCGATGGTTCTCATATCGACACACTGATCATGACGCTCTTCTTCCGCTACTTCCCGCAGGTAATCCGCAACGGGTACTTGTATATTGCCACTCCGCCACTCTATCTCTGCAAAAAAGGCAAAGTGGAGGAATATTGCTGGACAGACCAACAACGTCAAAAATTTATCGACACTTATGGTGGTGGTTCAGAAAGTGCCGTACACACACAACGATACAAAGGTTTGGGTGAAATGAACCCGGAACAGTTGTGGAGCACGACCATGAACCCCGAAAACCGTATGTTGAAACAGATAAGCATTGAGAATGCTGCTGAAGTAGACTACATCTTCTCCATGCTGATGGGCGAAGATGTTGGTCCACGCCGTGAATTCATTGAAAAGAACGCAACGTATGCAAATATAGATGCGTAAGAAAAAAACAGTGACTAATGATTAACAATTAGTGATTAGTCACTGAATAACACGTTTTAT
This window of the Bacteroides intestinalis DSM 17393 genome carries:
- the gyrB gene encoding DNA topoisomerase (ATP-hydrolyzing) subunit B; translation: MTEEQINSNSGNYSAENIQVLEGLEAVRKRPAMYIGDISTKGLHHLVYEVVDNSIDEALAGYCDHIEVTINEDNSITVQDNGRGIPVDFHEKEQKSALEVVMTVLHAGGKFDKGSYKVSGGLHGVGVSCVNALSTHMTTQVFRNGKIYQQEYECGHPLYPVKEIGTSDITGTRQQFWPDNTIFTDTVYNYEILATRMRELAYLNAGIKITLTDLRVKDEENNAKMEIFYSEEGLKEFVRYIDSSREHLVNDVIYINTEKQGTPVEVAIMYNTSYNENIHSYVNNINTIEGGTHLAGFRRALTRTLKKYADDNKMLEKAKVEIAGDDFREGLTAVISIKVAEPQFEGQTKTKLGNSEVMGAVDQAVGEALNYYLEEHPKEAKMVVDKVILAAQARVAARKARESVQRKSPMSGGGMPGKLADCSSKDPEECELFLVEGDSAGGSAKQGRDRRFQAILPLRGKILNVEKAMWHKAFESDEVNNIIQALGIRFGVNTEDSKEANIDKLRYKKVIIMTDADVDGSHIDTLIMTLFFRYFPQVIRNGYLYIATPPLYLCKKGKVEEYCWTDQQRQKFIDTYGGGSESAVHTQRYKGLGEMNPEQLWSTTMNPENRMLKQISIENAAEVDYIFSMLMGEDVGPRREFIEKNATYANIDA
- the rpsT gene encoding 30S ribosomal protein S20, which gives rise to MANHKSSLKRIRQEETRRLHNRYYGKTMRNAVRKLRSTTDKAEATAMYPGITKMLDKLAKTNVIHKNKASNLKSKLALYINKLG